Genomic DNA from Candidatus Stygibacter australis:
ACTCAATCCCAAAGTTAATAATATATATAATACTATTTCGGATAAAGTGAGTGTTAGATATCTGACATTTAAGGATACATGATATGATAGCAGCAATATTGCCAGTGAAGCCAGACTCAATAACATCGGATTGATAAAATTCCAGTTCAGTAGAAGACTCACCAGGATCAGTTGAGTAATTGTATATAAAAATGATATTTGCCTGTTATAAAGTTTCATTATGGCAAATGTAAAAAAACTCACCGGTATCAGCAAGGAAGGCAGCTCAAATATATTATGTATGGACAAACTGATCAATGACCCAAACAGGAAGAAGATCAGCAGTAGATTAGTTCGTCTTTCAGTCATTTCAATTGATCCTTTATAATACTCAAGTAAATTAAAAAAGATCAGCAGTAATAGAAGTGAAAATATAAAAGTACCACTACAAGAGGTGATCACTCTACGGTTATTTCGCTCAAGATTCTGTGTTTTCATCGCTCTTTGCAGTGATGCTAATTTCTGCAGATGTCCCTCATTTACCCGTTCACCCTTTCGGATTATCGTTTCATTTTTAAGCACTTTTCCGGCTGTGATATCTATATCAATCCTTGCTTTCTGCTTTAATCGCTCCGTGGTTTCACGATCAAGGATGATATTCACCACCAGGATATTTTCAATAATATCTGCTAGAGCAGTTTTCCCTTTGGAATCACTATACCCGTCCAGTATCTTATCTCGTGCCTCATTAAACGCATATAGTTTGAACAGGTAGTAATTCTTTACCACTCCCTTACGCTTAACATTGATTGAAGGGGCACTATAACTTTCTGGATAAATCCCAATATCAAGTACCCTTGCCAGCTTTTCACTTAGATAGCCATAAACCCGATTTCGATTTTCTGGTTTCATCAGGTACATGATCGAGTTTTCACTCATCTTATAACCCTTTTGAACCAGGGTTTTATTTATCTCCTGTCCGTTTTGTTCTTCTCCATTATTTTCAAAATGCCGAATTATGATATCAAGATTACGAATAGCATTGAAGGTAATATTGTCAGAAATTGTGTAAATATCATCTATCTTGTCTTCTGCATTTTTACGTTCACGACTCAAATTCTCTTCGCTTTTATATACATTGAATTCAATGGGTGAGATTATCTCCTGCTCAGCTATTTGACCCACGTTGAGATTGATAGACCTGTTCCATGTACGATAAGGATTCATCAGCAATTGGGCTATTGTAATTAGCACAGCGGTGATGATTATCAGATAAAGTTTTTTTCTCGTCATTACTGGTCTTTAATGAAAAGAAAGCCTCCAGCAAACCGGAGGCTTTCATTTATTTTAGAACTGATTAGTCCCTTGGTATCTCGAATATCTGATTAGGGTAGATCAAATCAGGATCTTTGATCTTATCTTGATTTGCTCTGTAAATAAGAGGCCATTTAGCTCCGTTTCCATATACTTCCGGATAGGAAGCGATTCTCCATAAGAATTCTCCCTTATAAACCTTCCAGGTATTTGGCTTGCCACGAGGTATCTTAAGTACCTGATCAGGATTAATTATATTAGGATCCTTGATCTGGTCGCGGTTTGCACGATAGATTATTCCCCATTTGGCAGGATCATTATAAATGAAATGATAACCTGAGATCTTGGATAATGTCTCGCCTTTCAAAACTTTATATTCATCTTCAAAATATTTCGGACGCTTTGATTCAAGCTCTGTTTCCAGTCTGGTTAAACGATTTTCAATCATCATGATGTCATCCTGAAAATCGGGAACCTTAGAATAATTATCGTTACGATAATCATCCCATTCCTGACGCAATGCATAGATACCCTTCTTGGCATTCCATAAGTCTTCATCAGAAAGTGAATTAAAATCATTGATCTGCTTATTGAAGTAATCTATTTTACCTTCAATATCACCCCATTTTGCCTGATCGTTTTTATCTACTTCCAGATAATTAAGGATCTGATTATAAGTGGCTTCATGTTCTTCTTCCACTGCTGCTATCTGCTGACGAAGTTGTTCAATCCTGGCTGTGGCATCGTCAATGCGGTTTTGAGCATCAGATTTACGCTCTGTTAGATCCTGCAGATCTGATTCCAGACGTTCCCAGTAATTAAGACGCTCAGCTTTCTTTAGTTTCTTATATTCATCTTCGCTGAGATAATTTACCTCGGATACTAATAAAACGGGAATAACCAGTACGGCTACGATCATTAATACTATTAATTTCTTCATGGTGCCTCCTTATTCCTCTGCCTTAAGTTTTGTATCATAGGCTTTCAGCTTATTTAGATCCTGCTGCTTAGCTGACAATTCCTGTTCTAAATTTTGTATTTCCTGTTCCAATTGAGCTGCTTCTGCCTCTTTGGCCAGAGCTTCCTTATCTGCCATCTCTAATTGTGCTTTTTCTACCGGTGGTGGTGGAGGGGCACATGCACTCAATAATAATGAAACTGCTACCAATGCCAATAACATCATTCTGATGATCTTCATCGCGTCTCCTTTGTTAAATATTTTTCTATATAACTTTTTTTATCATTTATACACTTAACTATACTATTACAATATTTTGTCAAGTAATAATAATAATGATCATCTCTTTTTAATTGAGACTGTTCAAAATTGTCTTAATAAAAATCATCAAGAAAATTTATATTTTGCAAAGATTAGAAATTTTGATCAAATTCCTGGTATTTCTGCAATTTTGCTTTATCAGAAAATCAGAGATATGGAAATTGCTTGACCATAAATATAATATTTAGAAAGGATTCATTGAAAAGATTTGTAGAATAATTGAAATAAGGAAAATACTAAAATGAAAGATAGGGTAAATGAATTTAAGGCAGAAAGAAATCGGTTACAGAATTTGATGCAGGAGCATTCTGGCTTGAGTACAAAACGATTTCTGAGTCTGGACAGTCAGGTTTACCGTGAAGGAGTGATCGAGACCAAAATTAAGGAAATGATGGGTCTGGTGGCATCATTGGTGTTACGTTGTGATGATTGCATTCGTTATCATCTTGACAGGTGCTATCAGGAAGGAGTAAAT
This window encodes:
- a CDS encoding HDIG domain-containing protein yields the protein MTRKKLYLIIITAVLITIAQLLMNPYRTWNRSINLNVGQIAEQEIISPIEFNVYKSEENLSRERKNAEDKIDDIYTISDNITFNAIRNLDIIIRHFENNGEEQNGQEINKTLVQKGYKMSENSIMYLMKPENRNRVYGYLSEKLARVLDIGIYPESYSAPSINVKRKGVVKNYYLFKLYAFNEARDKILDGYSDSKGKTALADIIENILVVNIILDRETTERLKQKARIDIDITAGKVLKNETIIRKGERVNEGHLQKLASLQRAMKTQNLERNNRRVITSCSGTFIFSLLLLLIFFNLLEYYKGSIEMTERRTNLLLIFFLFGSLISLSIHNIFELPSLLIPVSFFTFAIMKLYNRQISFLYTITQLILVSLLLNWNFINPMLLSLASLAILLLSYHVSLNVRYLTLTLSEIVLYILLTLGLSLNQVLPLGDFFQRVLLGSASILISTILAVLFIPYLEKRLRLVTRETLMELLDVENPLLRRMSREMPGTYHHSLVVGNLSESASEAIGADHLLARVGSYFHDLGKLANPRIYIENNAEANEVHDNMLATQSAQLIRGHILEGVRLARLAGLPESVIDIIRQHHGTSKIRYFLNKAQENHLDYDAEEFEYPGPKPLTQEAAIIMIADIVESHSKSLTEINSQILDQLLDETINKLIKDGQLNQAPVTISDLRKIANAMHPILLGVYSTRIEYPEDD
- a CDS encoding LysM peptidoglycan-binding domain-containing protein, producing the protein MKKLIVLMIVAVLVIPVLLVSEVNYLSEDEYKKLKKAERLNYWERLESDLQDLTERKSDAQNRIDDATARIEQLRQQIAAVEEEHEATYNQILNYLEVDKNDQAKWGDIEGKIDYFNKQINDFNSLSDEDLWNAKKGIYALRQEWDDYRNDNYSKVPDFQDDIMMIENRLTRLETELESKRPKYFEDEYKVLKGETLSKISGYHFIYNDPAKWGIIYRANRDQIKDPNIINPDQVLKIPRGKPNTWKVYKGEFLWRIASYPEVYGNGAKWPLIYRANQDKIKDPDLIYPNQIFEIPRD
- a CDS encoding carboxymuconolactone decarboxylase family protein, yielding MKDRVNEFKAERNRLQNLMQEHSGLSTKRFLSLDSQVYREGVIETKIKEMMGLVASLVLRCDDCIRYHLDRCYQEGVNEAELEEVLSIGLVVGGSITIPHIRRAWDFWENMISNPENAEHTEK